The following are encoded in a window of Microaerobacter geothermalis genomic DNA:
- the nikB gene encoding nickel ABC transporter permease produces MRFAKILERILATFPIMFGVALIVFLFMRFTPGDPVDLMMGEAGNVSQEEVQALRDQFNLDEPVYIQIKDYFQNLLQGDLGESFKKRRPVLDLIAETLPATIELAIAASIFAIIVGIPIGVYSAVRQKKLVDRLSMGASFLGISMPPFWLGIVLIFIFSVKLGWTPVKGRLDFGIEIQRITGLYVLDSLLTNNWAGLKSALKHLILPSITLGSAMAAIVARVTRSSMLEALSMDYVSFARAKGLVEWKVILIHTLRNALIPTVTVIGLEIGVLLGGNMIVETVFSWPGLGRLAVDGIFNRDYPLVQGVVMFYAFTFVMANLIVDIIYTYLNPKLRI; encoded by the coding sequence GTGAGATTTGCCAAGATTCTTGAACGAATACTTGCAACATTTCCGATCATGTTTGGAGTTGCTCTTATTGTTTTTTTATTTATGAGATTTACACCCGGTGATCCAGTAGATTTAATGATGGGAGAAGCGGGCAACGTCAGTCAAGAAGAGGTACAAGCATTAAGGGACCAATTTAATCTGGATGAACCTGTCTATATTCAAATCAAAGATTATTTTCAGAATTTGCTGCAGGGGGATCTAGGGGAATCGTTTAAAAAGCGCAGACCCGTATTGGATCTAATCGCTGAAACGCTGCCTGCAACCATTGAACTGGCTATTGCTGCCAGTATATTTGCGATTATCGTAGGAATCCCCATTGGCGTTTATTCTGCAGTCAGGCAAAAAAAACTGGTTGATCGATTGAGTATGGGAGCTTCATTTCTCGGAATATCAATGCCGCCCTTCTGGCTGGGTATCGTATTGATTTTTATTTTTTCCGTGAAATTAGGATGGACACCTGTAAAGGGAAGACTGGATTTCGGTATTGAAATCCAGCGTATTACCGGTCTTTATGTTTTGGATAGTCTGCTAACCAATAATTGGGCCGGTCTAAAGAGTGCTTTAAAGCATTTGATTCTTCCTTCAATTACGTTAGGATCTGCGATGGCTGCAATTGTCGCTCGGGTTACTAGGTCAAGCATGCTTGAAGCGTTAAGCATGGACTATGTTTCTTTTGCCCGAGCCAAGGGACTTGTTGAGTGGAAGGTGATACTCATTCATACCTTGCGAAATGCACTGATTCCAACTGTAACTGTGATTGGCCTAGAGATTGGGGTTCTGCTTGGGGGTAACATGATTGTCGAAACAGTATTTAGCTGGCCTGGTTTGGGAAGGTTGGCCGTAGATGGTATTTTTAATCGCGATTACCCATTAGTTCAAGGGGTCGTTATGTTCTATGCATTTACATTTGTTATGGCAAACTTAATTGTTGATATTATTTATACCTACCTGAATCCCAAATTAAGAATCTAA